The Nitrospirota bacterium genome contains the following window.
TCAATAAGCTGATAAACATCGGGAGTGTCCTTAAATTCTACCAATATATCCACATCACTACTCTTCCTCTGCTCACCCCGCGCAAAGGAGCCAAAGACGCCAATTTCTTTAACCTTATATTTCTTGCAGATCTCTTTTTTATGTTCCTTTAAGATTTTTGTAATTTCCTGAAGTGTCTTTTCCATAGGTATCACCTGACTAAATAAATTGACCTTAACTCTTTATTTCACCGCTATTCACAATATACCGGACTTTCTCTAC
Protein-coding sequences here:
- a CDS encoding nucleotidyltransferase family protein, encoding MEKTLQEITKILKEHKKEICKKYKVKEIGVFGSFARGEQRKSSDVDILVEFKDTPDVYQLIDLEDYLKELLNRKVDLVRKRAIRPELKGVILKEVVNI